A genomic segment from Oncorhynchus clarkii lewisi isolate Uvic-CL-2024 chromosome 14, UVic_Ocla_1.0, whole genome shotgun sequence encodes:
- the LOC139365794 gene encoding protocadherin gamma-A8-like has product MAHTVSSQIRYSIPEEMKKGSLIGNVAQDLGLDLKRLSAGRARIVTGENIQYTELKTDKGILVVSERIDREQLCGDVTPCSFSFEMILENPMELHLVTIFIQDQNDNAPQVLYPVQTSSSLVAEMVPRSADVGYLVTKVVAVDVDSGQNAWLSYKLQKMTDRALFEVGLQNGEIRTIRQVNDKDAVKQRLVVVVEDNGQPSRSATVNVNVAVADSFPEVLSEFTDFTHDKEYNDNLTFYLVLALAVVSFLFITCLVVIISVKIYRWRQSRILYHSNLPVIPYYPPRYADTLGTGTLQHVYNYEVCRTTDSRKSDCQFARPCSQNVLIMDPSSTGTMQRMQTENNLLDEPDSPLEVS; this is encoded by the exons ATGGC TCATACTGTGAGTTCCCAAATCCGGTATTCCATTCCGGAGGAGATGAAGAAAGGCTCTCTTATCGGTAACGTGGCTCAAGATCTGGGGTTAGATTTGAAAAGGCTAAGTGCGGGCCGGGCCCGTATCGTGACCGGAGAAAACATTCAGTACACAGAGCTGAAGACAGACAAAGGGATTCTAGTCGTAAGTGAGAGAATAGACCGAGAGCAGCTTTGTGGCGACGTCACGCCTTGTAGCTTCAGCTTCGAAATGATTCTAGAGAATCCGATGGAACTACACCTGGTCAC CATCTTTATCCAAGATCAGAACGACAACGCGCCTCAGGTTCTGTACCCAGTCCAGACAAGCAGCTCTCTGGTGGCTGAAATGGTGCCTCGTTCGGCAGATGTGGGTTATCTTGTCACTAAAGTGGTGGCTGTTGATGTGGACTCTGGACAGAATGCTTGGCTCTCGTATAAACTGCAGAAAATGACAGACAGAGCGCTGTTTGAAGTGGGCTTACAGAATGGGGAAATAAGAACTATACGCCAAGTCAATGATAAAGATGCTGTGAAACAAAGGCTTGTTGTTGTAGTGGAGGACAATGGACAGCCCTCTCGTTCAGCTACAGTCAATGTTAACGTGGCGGTGGCGGACAGCTTCCCTGAAGTGCTCTCGGAGTTCACTGACTTTACGCACGACAAGGAGTACAACGACAACCTGACTTTTTACTTAGTCTTGGCTTTGGCTGTAGTCTCATTTTTGTTTATTACATGTTTAGTGGTTATTATATCAGTGAAAATATACAGATGGAGACAGTCTCGCATCCTCTATCATTCCAACCTCCCGGTTATTCCGTATTATCCACCGCGTTACGCAGACACTTTGGGGACAGGAACTCTACAGCACGTGTACAATTACGAGGTGTGCAGGACGACTGACTCCAGAAAGAGTGACTGTCAGTTCGCCAGACCCTGTAGTCAGAACGTACTGATAATGGACCCCAGTTCTACAGGGACGATGCAGCGGATGCAGACTGAAAATAACTTATTGGATGAACCTGACTCCCCGCTAGAGGTGAGTTAA